In the Rickettsiales bacterium genome, one interval contains:
- a CDS encoding winged helix-turn-helix domain-containing protein, with protein sequence MISILLALKDNPTLTVLSYHLERHGFIVNSSYNTEDLFIAIERIEPSILIVDEDIPGEVGVNVLCANLKAKYQTKNIHIILVSKNSQEGNTNISDYILKPFVPSEMVSKVKALANEKISYTNNKILSYNGIEMQVGSFKVSRLGKAIHLGPTEFKILQCFLELPGKVLSREHIMNHVWGYGSQVEPRTIDVHINRLRSALKEDEDETSLIRTIRSAGYSLNVVRSTVKV encoded by the coding sequence ATGATATCTATTTTGTTAGCTTTAAAAGATAATCCAACGTTAACTGTTCTTTCTTACCATCTTGAGCGTCATGGATTTATTGTAAATTCTTCTTATAATACGGAAGACCTTTTTATAGCTATTGAGAGGATTGAGCCAAGTATTTTGATTGTTGATGAAGATATCCCTGGTGAGGTTGGCGTTAATGTTTTATGCGCAAATTTAAAGGCAAAATATCAAACTAAGAATATTCATATTATTTTGGTAAGTAAAAACTCTCAGGAAGGTAATACCAATATTAGTGATTATATATTAAAGCCATTTGTACCAAGTGAAATGGTATCAAAAGTAAAGGCTCTTGCTAATGAAAAGATTTCATACACTAATAATAAAATTCTAAGTTATAATGGCATTGAAATGCAGGTGGGTTCCTTTAAGGTTAGTCGTTTGGGGAAAGCTATTCATTTGGGGCCAACAGAGTTCAAAATTCTTCAGTGTTTTTTAGAGCTTCCGGGTAAAGTGCTATCTCGTGAACATATTATGAATCATGTTTGGGGATATGGCAGTCAAGTCGAGCCAAGAACAATAGATGTTCACATTAATAGACTTAGGTCAGCTTTGAAAGAAGATGAAGATGAAACATCTCTTATTAGAACTATTCGTTCAGCAGGATATTCTTTAAATGTTGTTCGTTCCACGGTTAAAGTATAA
- a CDS encoding F0F1 ATP synthase subunit C: protein MDADSLKYIAIGLMSFGMLGAAFGVANIFSSLLNAIARNPAQENKLFARAIIGAAMAEAMGIFALGVALILLFK from the coding sequence ATGGATGCAGATTCATTGAAATATATTGCAATAGGTCTTATGAGTTTTGGAATGTTAGGTGCTGCTTTTGGAGTGGCAAATATATTTTCAAGCTTGCTTAATGCGATAGCTCGCAATCCTGCTCAAGAAAACAAATTATTTGCACGTGCAATTATTGGTGCAGCAATGGCAGAGGCTATGGGGATTTTTGCACTAGGTGTTGCTTTAATTTTACTTTTTAAATAA
- a CDS encoding F0F1 ATP synthase subunit A, whose product MSLNPFAQFQVKSLVDISLFGYDVSLTNSAVFMLIAVVLVAGFFYLSFKSATIVPNKLQSSAEIVFEFIDNTLYEAAGKSSKPFFPFIFTLFTFILTLNLLGMMPYGFTVTSHVIVTFVMAVMVFAAVTITGFVKHGLKFLSLFLPHGTPLYIAPLMILIELFSFLSRPVSLSIRLAGNMIAGHVLLKVLAGFVVMMGVYGFLPIPFMVVMVGFEFFVAILQAYLFTILTCVYLNDAINLH is encoded by the coding sequence ATGTCACTTAATCCATTCGCTCAGTTTCAAGTTAAATCATTGGTTGATATATCTCTATTTGGTTATGATGTTAGTTTAACTAATTCTGCGGTGTTTATGTTAATAGCAGTGGTTTTAGTGGCGGGATTCTTTTATTTGTCATTTAAGTCCGCGACTATAGTTCCAAATAAATTGCAAAGCTCGGCAGAGATAGTGTTTGAATTTATTGATAATACACTCTATGAAGCAGCTGGCAAATCAAGCAAGCCATTCTTTCCGTTTATATTTACATTATTTACATTTATTTTAACTTTGAATTTACTCGGTATGATGCCCTATGGGTTTACGGTCACTAGTCATGTGATAGTAACTTTTGTAATGGCCGTGATGGTTTTTGCTGCAGTTACTATTACTGGATTTGTAAAACATGGATTGAAGTTTTTATCATTATTTTTGCCGCATGGAACTCCATTGTATATTGCTCCATTAATGATATTGATTGAGTTGTTTTCTTTTTTATCTCGTCCTGTAAGCTTATCCATTCGTTTGGCTGGAAATATGATAGCCGGTCATGTGTTGCTAAAAGTATTGGCTGGATTTGTTGTGATGATGGGGGTGTATGGGTTTCTCCCAATACCATTTATGGTGGTGATGGTAGGATTTGAGTTTTTTGTTGCTATTTTACAAGCTTATCTATTTACAATATTGACATGCGTATATTTAAATGACGCCATTAACTTGCATTAA
- a CDS encoding replicative DNA helicase codes for MLTKTSKNLNSPTLSRVLPVNTLAEQMILGSILTNNEYYNRVSDFLQANHFYEPVHQRIFEAITIFIDRGMLANPVTLKNHFDQDPTLKEMNQNDYLSQLSSLATTIININDYSKTIVDLSIRRNLINVGENIVNDAYSPEVTSTSNEQIERAEQELFSLANIGKESNSNLRAIKSSLNEALNKIQLAFKRNEKITGISTGFIDLDKILCGLQNSDLLILAARPSMGKTALAVNLALNACQYLHHQNAKNDENLKSSIGFFSLEMSAEQLATRMMSISSEVNSSKLRSGQITENDFIKIVKASKDLANLDYFIDDTPSISIAALRTRARRMKRKHNLSLLVIDYLQLIKGSSRNGEGSRVQEISEITQGLKAIAKELNIPVIALSQLSRAVEQREDKRPLLSDLRESGSIEQDADIVMFIYRDEYYLIRKQPQENTADHEKWQSEMDKVTHTAEVIIAKQRNGPVGSIKLHFDSNIGKFSNHIDM; via the coding sequence ATGTTAACAAAAACAAGTAAAAACTTAAATTCACCGACTTTAAGTCGTGTATTACCAGTTAATACCCTAGCTGAACAAATGATTCTTGGTAGTATCCTTACCAATAATGAGTATTATAATAGGGTAAGTGATTTTCTTCAAGCAAACCATTTTTATGAACCTGTTCACCAAAGAATCTTTGAAGCAATCACCATATTTATTGACAGAGGAATGCTGGCTAATCCTGTAACTTTAAAAAATCACTTTGATCAAGACCCAACTTTAAAAGAAATGAATCAGAATGATTATTTAAGTCAACTATCATCCTTAGCTACTACCATAATTAACATCAATGATTATTCAAAAACAATCGTTGATTTATCTATTCGTCGTAACCTAATTAACGTTGGAGAAAACATAGTAAATGATGCTTATTCACCAGAAGTAACTTCAACCTCTAATGAACAAATAGAACGAGCAGAACAAGAGTTATTTAGTCTGGCTAATATAGGCAAAGAATCAAATTCTAATCTTCGTGCTATAAAGTCTTCTCTAAATGAAGCTCTCAATAAAATTCAATTAGCATTTAAAAGAAATGAGAAAATAACTGGAATTTCAACGGGATTCATAGATTTAGACAAAATATTATGCGGACTGCAAAACTCTGATTTATTAATTTTAGCTGCACGCCCTTCTATGGGTAAAACAGCTCTAGCTGTAAATTTAGCTTTAAATGCCTGTCAATATTTACATCATCAAAACGCAAAAAATGATGAAAATTTAAAATCATCAATTGGCTTCTTCTCCCTTGAGATGTCAGCTGAACAATTAGCTACTAGAATGATGTCCATTAGCTCAGAAGTTAACTCTAGCAAATTAAGGTCAGGCCAAATCACCGAAAATGATTTTATAAAGATAGTTAAGGCCAGCAAAGACCTAGCTAATTTAGATTATTTCATTGATGATACCCCTTCTATTTCAATTGCAGCACTTAGAACTAGAGCTAGAAGAATGAAAAGAAAACATAACCTCTCCTTACTTGTAATAGACTATTTACAGTTAATAAAAGGATCATCAAGAAATGGCGAAGGAAGCAGAGTACAAGAAATTTCTGAAATAACTCAGGGATTAAAAGCAATAGCAAAGGAGTTAAACATTCCTGTAATTGCTTTATCTCAGCTTTCTAGGGCCGTAGAACAAAGAGAAGATAAACGTCCTTTATTATCTGATCTTAGAGAATCTGGTAGTATTGAACAAGACGCTGATATTGTAATGTTTATTTACAGAGACGAATATTATTTAATACGGAAACAACCGCAAGAAAACACAGCAGATCATGAAAAATGGCAATCGGAGATGGACAAAGTTACTCACACAGCAGAAGTAATCATTGCAAAACAACGTAATGGACCAGTTGGTAGCATCAAATTACATTTTGATTCTAACATCGGTAAATTTAGTAACCACATAGATATGTAA
- the alr gene encoding alanine racemase: MNKNEFSLNKISINSTAIADNYKRIKQSIGKKVICAANIKSDAYGMGLMNIMHPLSKAGCNKFFVSTIDEALELRDFSLTDEIYVLNGIYPGEENSFAQNNIIPVLNTKEQFELFNNYCRKKNRSFAAVLNIDTGINIIGFPYKEALELVKQGYFKQKITICFIMSYFASNSQSNNPYNKKQLQIMKKIQQAFELPISFAGSTGTMLSSDYHFDIVRPGLLLLGYSNSLKIKLLNAITLTSKIIQIREIQEDYISDYEESYKLNKSSIVATLPIGYGDGLLPALSNKGIFDINGYPAPIVGKISMDLTMIDVTKIPKEYLYIGAEVELLGPNSTIQRMAKHANTSYNNIITSLSSRIHRIYR, from the coding sequence ATGAACAAAAACGAATTTTCTCTTAATAAAATTTCTATAAATTCTACAGCAATAGCTGATAATTACAAAAGAATTAAACAATCTATTGGCAAAAAAGTAATTTGTGCAGCTAATATTAAGTCTGACGCTTATGGAATGGGATTAATGAATATAATGCATCCTTTATCTAAGGCTGGATGCAATAAATTTTTTGTTAGTACTATAGATGAAGCACTAGAACTTAGAGATTTCTCGCTTACAGATGAAATATACGTATTAAATGGCATTTATCCTGGAGAAGAAAACAGTTTTGCACAAAATAATATAATCCCTGTTTTAAACACCAAGGAACAATTCGAACTATTTAATAATTATTGTAGAAAAAAAAATAGAAGTTTTGCTGCTGTTTTAAATATAGACACAGGTATTAACATCATTGGCTTTCCTTATAAAGAAGCTTTAGAGCTTGTAAAACAAGGATATTTCAAACAAAAAATCACTATTTGCTTTATTATGAGCTACTTTGCATCTAATTCTCAAAGTAATAATCCTTACAATAAAAAACAATTACAAATAATGAAAAAAATTCAGCAGGCTTTTGAATTACCTATTTCTTTTGCAGGTAGCACAGGGACAATGTTAAGCAGCGATTATCACTTTGATATTGTAAGGCCTGGATTACTACTATTAGGATATTCTAATAGTCTAAAAATCAAGCTACTTAACGCAATTACACTTACTAGTAAGATTATACAAATTCGTGAAATTCAGGAAGATTACATTAGTGATTATGAAGAAAGTTACAAACTAAATAAATCCAGTATTGTAGCTACCTTACCTATTGGTTATGGAGATGGGTTATTGCCAGCCTTAAGCAACAAAGGAATTTTTGATATTAATGGATATCCTGCTCCCATTGTAGGAAAAATATCTATGGATCTTACAATGATAGACGTTACAAAAATACCGAAAGAATATTTATATATAGGTGCTGAAGTTGAATTATTAGGTCCTAATTCTACAATTCAAAGAATGGCTAAACACGCTAATACCAGCTATAACAATATAATAACTTCTTTAAGCTCTAGAATACATAGAATATATAGGTAA
- a CDS encoding aspartate kinase, whose protein sequence is MALIVLKFGGTSLANIKLMRNAVEKVVNQIKLGNKVIVVVSAMAGVTDHLVDLVNEISNCSTPDNLAEYANVITTGEQVSAGLFSLLIQEEGIKARSWLSWQTGIITDNNLDDGHIIELNCKKIQDSFKEGYQVAVVAGFQGVTLDQRISTLGRGGSDTSAIILAGYLKAQSCYIYTDVEGVFTGDPRIIAKAHKINHINYDKMIAFAKAGAKILQEKSVKWAKHYNVKVHVLSSFTGNQGTTITHLDDNLPVVGIALGQEITDKSNLDIAKISIIGTNIEYNLKLIKHLQQTLERAGIDILSTKASSTVLRFTVNDEHKFDATRILHSACYLN, encoded by the coding sequence ATGGCGTTGATAGTACTAAAATTTGGCGGCACTTCTTTAGCTAATATCAAACTAATGAGGAATGCTGTAGAAAAAGTAGTTAATCAAATAAAACTAGGCAATAAAGTAATTGTAGTAGTATCTGCAATGGCTGGAGTCACTGATCATTTAGTTGATTTGGTAAACGAAATAAGTAATTGCTCCACCCCAGATAATTTAGCAGAATATGCAAACGTTATCACCACAGGAGAACAAGTCTCAGCTGGATTATTTTCTCTGCTTATACAAGAAGAAGGAATAAAAGCTCGATCATGGTTGAGCTGGCAAACTGGAATTATCACTGACAACAATTTAGATGATGGACATATAATTGAACTTAACTGCAAAAAAATTCAAGATTCTTTTAAAGAAGGATATCAAGTTGCAGTAGTTGCTGGTTTTCAAGGAGTAACATTAGACCAAAGGATTAGCACCTTGGGTAGAGGAGGCTCTGATACTAGCGCAATTATTTTAGCAGGTTATTTAAAAGCTCAAAGCTGTTATATTTATACTGATGTAGAGGGAGTTTTTACTGGAGATCCTAGAATAATTGCTAAAGCTCATAAGATTAATCATATCAATTACGATAAAATGATTGCTTTTGCCAAAGCTGGAGCAAAAATTCTGCAGGAGAAATCTGTTAAATGGGCCAAACATTACAATGTTAAAGTTCACGTATTATCAAGCTTTACTGGAAACCAAGGAACTACAATAACACACTTAGATGACAATCTCCCAGTAGTTGGGATTGCCCTTGGCCAGGAAATCACAGATAAATCTAATTTAGATATTGCTAAAATTTCAATAATAGGTACAAATATAGAGTATAATTTAAAATTAATAAAACATTTACAACAAACTTTAGAAAGAGCTGGGATAGATATTTTATCTACTAAAGCCTCTTCTACAGTGCTAAGATTTACAGTAAATGATGAGCATAAATTTGATGCAACTAGAATTTTGCATAGCGCTTGTTATTTGAATTAA
- a CDS encoding nitronate monooxygenase, with the protein MTNLSYIWQKGQKLLGTKYAILGGAMSWVSEHNLVAAISNAGGFGVLACGSMSPDLLDKEIKATQKLTKLPFAVNLITMHPELEQLIETCKTNNVTHVVLAGGLPKDYMVNTLKAGGIKVIAFAPALIIAKKLVKMGVDGIVIEGMEAGGHIGPVSTLVLAQEIIPALKNIVPIFVAGGIARGEAIAQFLKMGAAGCQLGTRFVCANESIAHENFKNIFLKSQARNTTVSQQLDDNFPVIPVRAIANKGTSEFNQAQKKAIDAYQSGQISKEEAQLMIEKFWAGALKKAVIDGDVEFGSVMAGQSVGMISSKQSVAEIINELVTQTYEAY; encoded by the coding sequence ATGACAAATCTATCTTATATTTGGCAAAAAGGTCAAAAACTTCTAGGAACTAAATATGCTATTTTAGGGGGAGCTATGTCTTGGGTTTCAGAGCATAATTTAGTTGCAGCAATTTCTAACGCTGGTGGATTTGGAGTTCTTGCCTGTGGATCCATGAGTCCGGATCTACTTGACAAAGAAATCAAAGCAACTCAAAAGCTTACTAAACTACCTTTTGCTGTCAACTTAATTACCATGCATCCGGAACTTGAACAACTAATTGAAACCTGCAAAACTAATAATGTTACTCACGTGGTATTAGCTGGTGGCCTACCAAAAGATTATATGGTGAATACCCTAAAGGCTGGAGGGATTAAAGTTATAGCCTTTGCTCCTGCTTTAATTATAGCTAAGAAATTAGTTAAAATGGGAGTTGATGGAATTGTAATTGAAGGAATGGAAGCCGGAGGACATATAGGCCCAGTTTCAACCCTAGTTCTAGCTCAAGAGATTATTCCTGCTTTGAAGAATATAGTTCCTATCTTCGTAGCCGGAGGAATTGCAAGAGGCGAGGCAATAGCTCAATTTTTAAAAATGGGAGCTGCAGGGTGCCAACTAGGAACAAGATTTGTCTGCGCAAACGAATCTATAGCTCATGAAAATTTTAAAAATATTTTTCTAAAATCTCAAGCTAGAAACACCACAGTATCTCAACAACTTGATGATAACTTCCCCGTGATTCCTGTTAGAGCGATTGCCAACAAAGGAACCTCCGAGTTCAATCAAGCACAAAAGAAAGCTATTGATGCTTACCAAAGTGGTCAAATCTCTAAAGAAGAAGCTCAACTAATGATAGAAAAATTTTGGGCTGGAGCATTGAAAAAAGCAGTTATTGACGGAGATGTTGAATTTGGATCAGTAATGGCAGGACAAAGTGTTGGTATGATATCGTCAAAACAAAGCGTGGCAGAAATCATAAATGAATTAGTAACTCAGACCTACGAAGCATACTAA
- a CDS encoding bifunctional folylpolyglutamate synthase/dihydrofolate synthase has translation MVKMPHWPIPMGSKPIDLGLNRIKSLLESLDNPQYKLPPVIHVAGTNGKGSTAAFLKSIFQAAGYKVHTYTSPHLVRFNERIGVYGSDIDDGFLYEVTEECRVAAERIDIHPTFFEGTTATALLAFSKKEADILIMEVGLGGRLDATNVIDTPVMSVITSVSLDHMEFLGNNIISIAYEKGGIIKPNCPCVISHQYPEVIKVLHGIAEKNNALVYSYEYDWIVEPDENAMVYKFRGKTIKLPIPNLQGIHQFINAGIAITAALNLISFNITDDHIAYGVTHAIIPARLQRLTEGKIVSQLPQTIQIWVDGAHNDAGANVLSVWLEEQEKIPTYMIFGMTRGRDCTSFLNFFVGKIKHLAGVLIEAEPSSYSGDFIEKESAKLGIPSSSHDSIDEALYTIIEKETGVARIIVCGSLYLAGDILNKNQGLAIRSKA, from the coding sequence ATGGTAAAAATGCCGCATTGGCCTATTCCTATGGGGAGTAAACCAATAGATCTTGGGCTCAATAGAATTAAATCCTTGCTTGAATCTTTAGACAATCCACAATACAAATTACCTCCAGTGATTCATGTTGCAGGCACTAATGGTAAAGGTTCTACAGCAGCTTTTTTAAAATCTATTTTTCAGGCAGCTGGTTATAAAGTTCATACCTATACTTCTCCGCATTTAGTAAGATTTAATGAGCGCATAGGAGTTTATGGGAGTGATATAGATGATGGATTTCTTTATGAAGTTACGGAAGAGTGTAGAGTTGCAGCAGAAAGAATAGATATACATCCTACTTTTTTTGAAGGCACAACCGCTACAGCTCTTCTTGCTTTTAGTAAAAAAGAAGCAGATATATTAATAATGGAAGTGGGGCTTGGTGGAAGATTAGATGCTACTAATGTAATTGATACTCCAGTAATGTCTGTAATTACGAGTGTCTCTTTGGATCACATGGAGTTTTTAGGAAATAATATTATAAGTATTGCTTATGAAAAAGGAGGGATTATTAAGCCTAATTGTCCATGTGTTATAAGTCATCAATATCCTGAAGTTATCAAGGTGTTGCATGGTATAGCAGAAAAGAATAATGCGTTGGTTTATTCTTATGAATATGATTGGATTGTGGAGCCAGATGAAAATGCTATGGTTTATAAGTTTAGGGGAAAAACTATAAAATTACCGATACCAAATTTACAAGGTATTCATCAATTTATAAATGCTGGAATTGCTATTACTGCGGCGTTAAATTTAATATCATTTAATATAACTGATGATCATATTGCTTATGGTGTAACTCATGCCATTATACCAGCAAGATTACAAAGACTAACAGAAGGAAAAATTGTAAGTCAATTGCCACAAACTATACAAATATGGGTAGATGGTGCTCATAATGATGCAGGAGCTAATGTATTGTCTGTATGGTTAGAAGAGCAAGAAAAAATTCCCACTTATATGATTTTTGGTATGACTAGAGGGAGAGATTGTACAAGTTTTTTAAATTTCTTCGTTGGAAAAATTAAGCATTTAGCTGGGGTGTTGATTGAAGCAGAGCCATCTAGTTATAGTGGGGATTTTATAGAAAAAGAATCTGCTAAATTGGGTATCCCATCTTCATCCCATGATTCCATTGACGAGGCTTTATATACGATAATAGAAAAAGAAACAGGTGTTGCTAGAATTATTGTTTGTGGGTCGTTATATTTGGCTGGGGATATTTTAAATAAAAATCAAGGTTTGGCGATAAGATCAAAAGCATAA
- the radC gene encoding DNA repair protein RadC, whose translation MQHYIGHRERARERLMDSKPGSMQDYELLELLLFMAIPRKDTKALAKNLINKYGSFAKVINADHESLLEVKGVRKNTLACFKLIKESVVRLTREEVIDKPIISSWQSLLDYCRAVLGHLKKEVFLIIYLNNQNELIDEDLQEYGTVDQVSVYPREITKRALFLNASAIIMVHNHPGGNTKASKEDIEVTRHISNALAPFKIKIHDHIIVSDKSFFSFKSEGLF comes from the coding sequence ATGCAGCATTACATTGGTCATAGAGAAAGGGCTAGAGAAAGATTGATGGACTCAAAGCCAGGATCAATGCAAGATTATGAGCTCTTGGAATTATTGTTATTTATGGCTATTCCACGAAAAGATACTAAGGCTTTAGCTAAGAACCTTATTAATAAATATGGTAGTTTTGCTAAAGTGATTAACGCAGATCATGAATCATTGCTGGAGGTAAAAGGAGTAAGGAAAAATACGCTTGCTTGCTTTAAGCTTATTAAGGAAAGTGTTGTTAGACTTACTAGGGAAGAAGTTATTGATAAACCTATCATTTCTTCCTGGCAGAGTTTGCTTGATTATTGCCGTGCTGTACTAGGGCATCTTAAGAAAGAAGTTTTTCTTATCATTTACTTAAATAATCAGAATGAATTGATTGATGAAGACTTACAAGAATATGGCACTGTTGATCAAGTGAGCGTGTACCCTAGAGAGATTACCAAGAGAGCTTTATTTTTAAATGCATCTGCTATTATTATGGTTCATAATCATCCGGGAGGAAATACTAAGGCTTCTAAAGAAGATATAGAAGTTACACGTCATATCTCCAATGCTCTTGCTCCTTTTAAAATAAAGATACATGATCATATTATCGTTAGCGATAAAAGTTTTTTTAGCTTCAAATCTGAAGGGTTGTTTTGA